A genomic window from Motacilla alba alba isolate MOTALB_02 chromosome 6, Motacilla_alba_V1.0_pri, whole genome shotgun sequence includes:
- the SUPV3L1 gene encoding ATP-dependent RNA helicase SUPV3L1, mitochondrial isoform X2 → MLLKRSSVKHSSEVLKNLNKFYKRKEIQRLGAENGLDARLFHQAFISFRKYIMESSSVSADLHIILNDICCGAGHVDDLFPFFLRHAKQIFPMLDCMDDLRKISDLRLPPNWYPDARAIQRKIIFHAGPTNSGKTYHAIQRFLSAKSGIYCGPLKLLAHEIFQKSNDANVPCDLVTGEERVFANEDSRQAPHVACTIEMCSTNTPYEVAVIDEIQMIRDPARGWAWTRALLGLCAEEIHVCGEPAAIDLVTELMYTTGEEVEVRNYERLTPLTVLDYALESLDNLRAGDCIVCFSKNDIYSVSRQIEARGLECAVIYGSLPPGTKLEQAKKFNDPDDPCKILVATDAIGMGLNLCIRRIIFNSIVKPTVNEKGEKEIDSITTSQALQIAGRAGRFGSSFKQGEVTTMHRDDLAQLKDILSQAVPPVQAAGLHPTPEQIEMFAYHLPDATLSNLIDIFVSLSQVDGMYFVCNIDDFKFLADMIQHIPLNLRSRYVFCTAPLNRKEPFVCTTLLKFARQFSRNEPLTFDWLCRHTKWPLAAPKTIKELVHLEAVHDVFDLYLWLSYRFMDMFPDAVLVRDIQKKLDDIIQIGVCNITKLIRASQSAAAPGTAEVVSEDFPLSRTQRDARVASDRHGAASTEALSIAVEAAGLRRAKMRPSRLGGRQEDLKSYGRGSLANRLLREGLLTQEMLRQLESEWQDQHRNGRYGLGSKRDDQHSSKETRKKRK, encoded by the exons ATGCTACTAAAGCGTTCTTCAGTTAAACATTCAA GTGAAGTCCTAAAAAACTTAAATAAGTtctacaaaagaaaagaaattcaaaggcTAGGAGCTGAAAATGGACTAGATg ctcgCCTCTTTCACCAGGCATTTATAAGCTTTAGGAAGTATATCATGGAATCCAGTTCTGTGAGTGCTGATTTGCATATTATTCTCAATGATATATGCTGTGGTGCAG GTCACGTGGATGATCTGTTTCCGTTTTTCCTGAGGCACGCAAAGCAGATCTTCCCAATGCTGGACTGCATGGATGATCTGCGCAAGATCAGCGACCTGAGGCTGCCTCCCAACTG GTATCCAGATGCCAGGGCTATTCAGAGAAAGATAATATTCCATGCTGGTCCTACAAACAGTGGAAAAACTTACCACGCTATCCAGCGATTTTTGTCAGCCAAATCTGGAATATACTGCGGTCCACTAAAACTTCTGGCTCATGAGATCTTCCAAAAGAGTAATGATGCT AATGTGCCCTGTGACCTGGTGACAGGAGAAGAGCGTGTGTTTGCCAACGAAGACTCCAGACAGGCTCCTCATGTTGCTTGTACCATTGAAATGTGCAGCACTAATACACCTT atgAAGTTGCTGTGATTGATGAAATTCAGATGATCAGAGATCCTGCCAGAGGCTGGGCTTGGACAAGAGCCCTTCTAG GCCTCTGTGCAGAAGAAATCCACGTTTGTGGAGAACCTGCTGCTATTGACTTGGTGACAGAGCTCATGTACACTACAGGGGAGGAAGTTGAA GTCCGAAACTACGAGCGACTGACTCCTCTGACTGTGCTGGATTATGCCTTGGAGTCCTTGGATAACCTCCGTGCTGGGGACTGCATTGTCTGTTTCAGCAAGAATGACATTTACTCCGTCAGCCGGCAGATCGAAGCCAGAGGATTAGAGTGTGCTGTCATATACGGCAGTCTGCCGCCAG GAACAAAGCTTGAACAGGCAAAGAAATTCAATGATCCTGATGATCCGTGCAAAATTTTAGTTGCTACAGATGCAATTGGAATGGGACTCAATTT gtgtataagaagaataatttttaactcCATAGTAAAGCCGACTGTCAAtgagaagggagagaaggaaatcGACTCCATCACCACCTCGCAGGCCCTGCAGAtcgcgggcagggccgggcgcTTCGGCTCCTCCTTCAAACAGGGGGAGGTCACCACCATGCACCGCGACGACCTCGCGCAGCTCAAGGACATTctgagccaggctgtgccccctgTCCAG GCAGCTGGCCTACATCCTACTCCTGAGCAGATAGAAATGTTCGCTTATCATCTTCCTGATGCCACTCTATCCAACTTAATT gATATTTTCGTGAGCCTCTCACAAGTGGATGGGATGTACTTTGTCTGCAATATTGATGACTTTAAATTTCTGGCAGATATGATTCAGCACATTCCACTCAATCTGCGATCACGATACGTCTTCTGCACTGCACCCTTGAACAGAAAAGAGCCTTTTGTGTGTACCACTTTGTTGAAG tttgcgCGACAGTTCAGTAGAAACGAGCCTCTGACGTTCGACTGGCTCTGCCGGCACACCAAGTGGCCCTTAGCTGCTCCAAAAACCATCAAGGAACTTGTACACCTTGAAGCTGTGCATGATGTTTTTGACCTCTATCTGTGGTTGAG TTACCGCTTCATGGATATGTTCCCTGACGCTGTCCTTGTAAGGGATATCCAGAAGAAACTAGATGACATTATACAAATTGGTGTCTGCAACATCACAAAGCTGATCCGAGCTTCCCagtctgcagctgctcctggcacagctgaggtCGTGTCAGAAGATTTTCCTCTCTCAAGGACTCAGAGGGACGCCAGGGTGGCGTCAGACCGTCACGGTGCAGCCTCCACAGAGGCACTGTCCATTGCagtggaggctgcagggctgagaaGAGCCAAGATGAGACCCTCTCGGCTGGGTGGCAGGCAGGAGGATCTGAAAAGCTATGGACGTGGATCTCTTGCCAACAGACTGCTGCGGGAGGGACTTCTGACACAGGAAATGCTGAGACAGCTGGAGAGTGAGTGGCAGGATCAGCACAGGAATGGTAGATATGGCTTGGGTTCAAAAAGAGATGATCAGCATAGTTCAAAGGAAAcgagaaaaaagagaaaatag
- the SUPV3L1 gene encoding ATP-dependent RNA helicase SUPV3L1, mitochondrial isoform X1, translating to MSRCAWPLLRRLPARAGLALRHGGGSAPRARPAASSASSSATGDGGAARAPDTSLFVPVPLKPGLGGAAEEDVGAELTRPLDKGEVLKNLNKFYKRKEIQRLGAENGLDARLFHQAFISFRKYIMESSSVSADLHIILNDICCGAGHVDDLFPFFLRHAKQIFPMLDCMDDLRKISDLRLPPNWYPDARAIQRKIIFHAGPTNSGKTYHAIQRFLSAKSGIYCGPLKLLAHEIFQKSNDANVPCDLVTGEERVFANEDSRQAPHVACTIEMCSTNTPYEVAVIDEIQMIRDPARGWAWTRALLGLCAEEIHVCGEPAAIDLVTELMYTTGEEVEVRNYERLTPLTVLDYALESLDNLRAGDCIVCFSKNDIYSVSRQIEARGLECAVIYGSLPPGTKLEQAKKFNDPDDPCKILVATDAIGMGLNLCIRRIIFNSIVKPTVNEKGEKEIDSITTSQALQIAGRAGRFGSSFKQGEVTTMHRDDLAQLKDILSQAVPPVQAAGLHPTPEQIEMFAYHLPDATLSNLIDIFVSLSQVDGMYFVCNIDDFKFLADMIQHIPLNLRSRYVFCTAPLNRKEPFVCTTLLKFARQFSRNEPLTFDWLCRHTKWPLAAPKTIKELVHLEAVHDVFDLYLWLSYRFMDMFPDAVLVRDIQKKLDDIIQIGVCNITKLIRASQSAAAPGTAEVVSEDFPLSRTQRDARVASDRHGAASTEALSIAVEAAGLRRAKMRPSRLGGRQEDLKSYGRGSLANRLLREGLLTQEMLRQLESEWQDQHRNGRYGLGSKRDDQHSSKETRKKRK from the exons ATGAGTCGCTGCGCGTGGCCGCTGCtgcggcggctcccggcgcgCGCGGGGCTCGCGCTCCGGCatggcggcggctccgcgccccGCGCGCGCCCCGCCGCCTCCTCGGCATCGTCCTCAGCCACCGGGGACGGcggcgccgcccgcgcccccgACACCTCCCTCTTCGTGCCCGTGCCGCTCAAGCCCGGCCTCGGCGGCGCGGCCGAAGAAGACGTGGGCGCCGAGCTCACGCGGCCCCTCGACAAGG GTGAAGTCCTAAAAAACTTAAATAAGTtctacaaaagaaaagaaattcaaaggcTAGGAGCTGAAAATGGACTAGATg ctcgCCTCTTTCACCAGGCATTTATAAGCTTTAGGAAGTATATCATGGAATCCAGTTCTGTGAGTGCTGATTTGCATATTATTCTCAATGATATATGCTGTGGTGCAG GTCACGTGGATGATCTGTTTCCGTTTTTCCTGAGGCACGCAAAGCAGATCTTCCCAATGCTGGACTGCATGGATGATCTGCGCAAGATCAGCGACCTGAGGCTGCCTCCCAACTG GTATCCAGATGCCAGGGCTATTCAGAGAAAGATAATATTCCATGCTGGTCCTACAAACAGTGGAAAAACTTACCACGCTATCCAGCGATTTTTGTCAGCCAAATCTGGAATATACTGCGGTCCACTAAAACTTCTGGCTCATGAGATCTTCCAAAAGAGTAATGATGCT AATGTGCCCTGTGACCTGGTGACAGGAGAAGAGCGTGTGTTTGCCAACGAAGACTCCAGACAGGCTCCTCATGTTGCTTGTACCATTGAAATGTGCAGCACTAATACACCTT atgAAGTTGCTGTGATTGATGAAATTCAGATGATCAGAGATCCTGCCAGAGGCTGGGCTTGGACAAGAGCCCTTCTAG GCCTCTGTGCAGAAGAAATCCACGTTTGTGGAGAACCTGCTGCTATTGACTTGGTGACAGAGCTCATGTACACTACAGGGGAGGAAGTTGAA GTCCGAAACTACGAGCGACTGACTCCTCTGACTGTGCTGGATTATGCCTTGGAGTCCTTGGATAACCTCCGTGCTGGGGACTGCATTGTCTGTTTCAGCAAGAATGACATTTACTCCGTCAGCCGGCAGATCGAAGCCAGAGGATTAGAGTGTGCTGTCATATACGGCAGTCTGCCGCCAG GAACAAAGCTTGAACAGGCAAAGAAATTCAATGATCCTGATGATCCGTGCAAAATTTTAGTTGCTACAGATGCAATTGGAATGGGACTCAATTT gtgtataagaagaataatttttaactcCATAGTAAAGCCGACTGTCAAtgagaagggagagaaggaaatcGACTCCATCACCACCTCGCAGGCCCTGCAGAtcgcgggcagggccgggcgcTTCGGCTCCTCCTTCAAACAGGGGGAGGTCACCACCATGCACCGCGACGACCTCGCGCAGCTCAAGGACATTctgagccaggctgtgccccctgTCCAG GCAGCTGGCCTACATCCTACTCCTGAGCAGATAGAAATGTTCGCTTATCATCTTCCTGATGCCACTCTATCCAACTTAATT gATATTTTCGTGAGCCTCTCACAAGTGGATGGGATGTACTTTGTCTGCAATATTGATGACTTTAAATTTCTGGCAGATATGATTCAGCACATTCCACTCAATCTGCGATCACGATACGTCTTCTGCACTGCACCCTTGAACAGAAAAGAGCCTTTTGTGTGTACCACTTTGTTGAAG tttgcgCGACAGTTCAGTAGAAACGAGCCTCTGACGTTCGACTGGCTCTGCCGGCACACCAAGTGGCCCTTAGCTGCTCCAAAAACCATCAAGGAACTTGTACACCTTGAAGCTGTGCATGATGTTTTTGACCTCTATCTGTGGTTGAG TTACCGCTTCATGGATATGTTCCCTGACGCTGTCCTTGTAAGGGATATCCAGAAGAAACTAGATGACATTATACAAATTGGTGTCTGCAACATCACAAAGCTGATCCGAGCTTCCCagtctgcagctgctcctggcacagctgaggtCGTGTCAGAAGATTTTCCTCTCTCAAGGACTCAGAGGGACGCCAGGGTGGCGTCAGACCGTCACGGTGCAGCCTCCACAGAGGCACTGTCCATTGCagtggaggctgcagggctgagaaGAGCCAAGATGAGACCCTCTCGGCTGGGTGGCAGGCAGGAGGATCTGAAAAGCTATGGACGTGGATCTCTTGCCAACAGACTGCTGCGGGAGGGACTTCTGACACAGGAAATGCTGAGACAGCTGGAGAGTGAGTGGCAGGATCAGCACAGGAATGGTAGATATGGCTTGGGTTCAAAAAGAGATGATCAGCATAGTTCAAAGGAAAcgagaaaaaagagaaaatag
- the SUPV3L1 gene encoding ATP-dependent RNA helicase SUPV3L1, mitochondrial isoform X3 has product MRSSKRNVPCDLVTGEERVFANEDSRQAPHVACTIEMCSTNTPYEVAVIDEIQMIRDPARGWAWTRALLGLCAEEIHVCGEPAAIDLVTELMYTTGEEVEVRNYERLTPLTVLDYALESLDNLRAGDCIVCFSKNDIYSVSRQIEARGLECAVIYGSLPPGTKLEQAKKFNDPDDPCKILVATDAIGMGLNLCIRRIIFNSIVKPTVNEKGEKEIDSITTSQALQIAGRAGRFGSSFKQGEVTTMHRDDLAQLKDILSQAVPPVQAAGLHPTPEQIEMFAYHLPDATLSNLIDIFVSLSQVDGMYFVCNIDDFKFLADMIQHIPLNLRSRYVFCTAPLNRKEPFVCTTLLKFARQFSRNEPLTFDWLCRHTKWPLAAPKTIKELVHLEAVHDVFDLYLWLSYRFMDMFPDAVLVRDIQKKLDDIIQIGVCNITKLIRASQSAAAPGTAEVVSEDFPLSRTQRDARVASDRHGAASTEALSIAVEAAGLRRAKMRPSRLGGRQEDLKSYGRGSLANRLLREGLLTQEMLRQLESEWQDQHRNGRYGLGSKRDDQHSSKETRKKRK; this is encoded by the exons ATGAGATCTTCCAAAAGA AATGTGCCCTGTGACCTGGTGACAGGAGAAGAGCGTGTGTTTGCCAACGAAGACTCCAGACAGGCTCCTCATGTTGCTTGTACCATTGAAATGTGCAGCACTAATACACCTT atgAAGTTGCTGTGATTGATGAAATTCAGATGATCAGAGATCCTGCCAGAGGCTGGGCTTGGACAAGAGCCCTTCTAG GCCTCTGTGCAGAAGAAATCCACGTTTGTGGAGAACCTGCTGCTATTGACTTGGTGACAGAGCTCATGTACACTACAGGGGAGGAAGTTGAA GTCCGAAACTACGAGCGACTGACTCCTCTGACTGTGCTGGATTATGCCTTGGAGTCCTTGGATAACCTCCGTGCTGGGGACTGCATTGTCTGTTTCAGCAAGAATGACATTTACTCCGTCAGCCGGCAGATCGAAGCCAGAGGATTAGAGTGTGCTGTCATATACGGCAGTCTGCCGCCAG GAACAAAGCTTGAACAGGCAAAGAAATTCAATGATCCTGATGATCCGTGCAAAATTTTAGTTGCTACAGATGCAATTGGAATGGGACTCAATTT gtgtataagaagaataatttttaactcCATAGTAAAGCCGACTGTCAAtgagaagggagagaaggaaatcGACTCCATCACCACCTCGCAGGCCCTGCAGAtcgcgggcagggccgggcgcTTCGGCTCCTCCTTCAAACAGGGGGAGGTCACCACCATGCACCGCGACGACCTCGCGCAGCTCAAGGACATTctgagccaggctgtgccccctgTCCAG GCAGCTGGCCTACATCCTACTCCTGAGCAGATAGAAATGTTCGCTTATCATCTTCCTGATGCCACTCTATCCAACTTAATT gATATTTTCGTGAGCCTCTCACAAGTGGATGGGATGTACTTTGTCTGCAATATTGATGACTTTAAATTTCTGGCAGATATGATTCAGCACATTCCACTCAATCTGCGATCACGATACGTCTTCTGCACTGCACCCTTGAACAGAAAAGAGCCTTTTGTGTGTACCACTTTGTTGAAG tttgcgCGACAGTTCAGTAGAAACGAGCCTCTGACGTTCGACTGGCTCTGCCGGCACACCAAGTGGCCCTTAGCTGCTCCAAAAACCATCAAGGAACTTGTACACCTTGAAGCTGTGCATGATGTTTTTGACCTCTATCTGTGGTTGAG TTACCGCTTCATGGATATGTTCCCTGACGCTGTCCTTGTAAGGGATATCCAGAAGAAACTAGATGACATTATACAAATTGGTGTCTGCAACATCACAAAGCTGATCCGAGCTTCCCagtctgcagctgctcctggcacagctgaggtCGTGTCAGAAGATTTTCCTCTCTCAAGGACTCAGAGGGACGCCAGGGTGGCGTCAGACCGTCACGGTGCAGCCTCCACAGAGGCACTGTCCATTGCagtggaggctgcagggctgagaaGAGCCAAGATGAGACCCTCTCGGCTGGGTGGCAGGCAGGAGGATCTGAAAAGCTATGGACGTGGATCTCTTGCCAACAGACTGCTGCGGGAGGGACTTCTGACACAGGAAATGCTGAGACAGCTGGAGAGTGAGTGGCAGGATCAGCACAGGAATGGTAGATATGGCTTGGGTTCAAAAAGAGATGATCAGCATAGTTCAAAGGAAAcgagaaaaaagagaaaatag